A window of Amblyraja radiata isolate CabotCenter1 chromosome 25, sAmbRad1.1.pri, whole genome shotgun sequence contains these coding sequences:
- the aplnr gene encoding apelin receptor, translating into MGDCLFEMENSSELIIAPCDNESLECDYTDWRHSASVVPVLYMLVFVFGLSGNGVVICTVWRSRTKRRSADTYIGNLALADLAFVVTLPLWAVYAALDYHWPFGWLLCKLSSYLVMINMYASVFCLTCLSFDRYLAIVHSLSSNKLRSSRTTLLSLSLIWFTAGLLALPALVLRQTHEKDNMTVCAMDYSWVATADTEHFWVGGLSLFSSTVGFMLPFLLMSTFYCAIANTVTRHFQNVKKEEQKKKRLLKIISALVLVFAACWLPFHVIKTIDALIWLEIVSIQCSADVFLHLTHPYATCLAYINSCLNPFLYAFFDQRFRAQCMSVLRCSSAPKWIPPGWYFP; encoded by the exons ATGGGTGACTGTCTGTTTGAGATGGAGAATAGCAGCGAGCTGATAATTGCTCCATGTGACAACGAGAGCCTGGAATGCGATTACACCGACTGGCGGCACTCTGCCTCGGTGGTCCCGGTGCTCTACATGCTGGTCTTTGTGTTCGGGCTGTCGGGGAACGGAGTGGTGATCTGCACGGTGTGGAGGTCCCGCACCAAGAGGAGGTCGGCAGATACTTACATTGGGAACCTGGCGCTAGCCGACCTGGCCTTCGTGGTGACCCTACCTCTGTGGGCGGTGTACGCGGCACTGGACTACCACTGGCCTTTCGGCTGGTTGCTCTGCAAGCTCAGCAGCTACCTGGTGATGATCAACATGTACGCCAGCGTCTTCTGCCTGACCTGCCTCAGCTTTGACCGCTACCTGGCCATCGTCCACTCCCTGTCCAGCAACAAACTGCGCTCCAGCCGCACCACGCTGCTCTCCCTGTCCCTCATCTGGTTCACGGCCGGACTGCTGGCTCTCCCGGCCTTGGTCTTGAGGCAGACCCACGAGAAGGACAACATGACCGTGTGCGCCATGGACTACTCCTGGGTGGCCACCGCGGACACCGAGCATTTCTGGGTGGGAGGGCTCAGCCTGTTCTCCAGCACCGTGGGGTTCATGCTACCCTTCCTACTGATGTCCACCTTCTACTGCGCCATCGCCAACACGGTGACCAGGCACTTCCAGAACGTCAAGAAGGAAGAACAGAAGAAGAAACGCCTGCTGAAGATCATCAGCGCCCTGGTGTTAGTTTTCGCAGCCTGCTGGCTCCCCTTCCACGTTATCAAGACCATAGATGCCTTGATCTGGCTGGAAATCGTCTCCATCCAGTGCTCGGCCGACGTGTTCCTCCACCTGACGCATCCTTACGCCACTTGCCTCGCCTACATCAACAGCTGCCTCAACCCGTTCCTCTACGCCTTCTTCGACCAGCGTTTCCGAGCCCAGTGTATGTCCGTGCTGCGCTGCTCCAG CGCTCCCAAGTGGATCCCACCCGGCTGGTACTTCCCCTGA